A single genomic interval of Phocoena sinus isolate mPhoSin1 chromosome 15, mPhoSin1.pri, whole genome shotgun sequence harbors:
- the NRSN2 gene encoding neurensin-2, protein MPSYERPCGCSRGPNVEDGKWYGVRSYLHLFYEDCAGTPLSDDPEGPPVLCPHRRWPSLCWKISLSSGTLLLLLGLAALTTGYAVPPKLEGIGEGEFLVLDQRAADYNKALGTCRLAGTVLCGAAGILLAICMFWATTGWLSQDPKAEPLDSETDGHMEVFGDELEQQLSPIFHDASGRSWFSPPTSHFGQSSVQTIQPKRDF, encoded by the exons ATGCCAAGCTACGAGCGTCCCTGTGGCTGCAGCCGAGGCCCCAACGTGGAAGATGGCAAGTGGTATGGGGTCCGCTCCTATCTGCACCTCTTCTACGAGGACTGTGCAGGTACCCCCCTCAGCGATGACCCTGAGGGGCCTCCTGTACTGTGCCCTCACCGACGTTGGCCCTCACTATGCTGGAAG ATCAGCTTATCCTCAGGTACCCTGCTTCTGCTACTGGGTTTGGCAGCCCTGACCACTGGCTATGCAGTGCCCCCCAAGTTGGAGGGCATCGGAGAGGGCGAGTTCCTGGTGTTGGATCAGCGGGCAGCCGACTACAACAAGGCTCTGGGCACCTGCCGCCTGGCAGGCACAGTGCTCTGCGGGGCAGCCGGGATCTTGCTGGCCATCTGCATGTTCTGGGCCACGACTGGCTGGCTGAGCCAGGACCCCAAGGCAGAACCCTTGGACAGTGAAACCGATGGCCACATGGAGGTCTTCGGGGACGAGCTGGAGCAGCAGTTGTCCCCCATTTTCCACGACGCCAGTGGCCGGTCTTGGTTCTCACCACCTACCAGCCACTTTGGGCAATCCTCTGTGCAGACCATCCAGCCCAAGCGGGACTTTTGA